One Roseimaritima multifibrata DNA window includes the following coding sequences:
- a CDS encoding HAD-IIB family hydrolase, giving the protein MKLLEEENSLKISLISLHGLIRATDAPLGFDSDTGGQIKYVLELARELAAQPHVREVELLTRQIIDPRLDDDYAQLEEAICENAKIVRIPFGPKRYLKKESLWPFLEMFIDQCLVHFRRHGLPHIIHGHYADAGMVGAHLAQLLHIPFIFTGHSLGRVKQQRLSVGKHANSTDAMERKYKFTQRIEAEEVALETASMVVTSTSQEIEQQYELYDHYQPSRMEVIPPGVDLDNFSPLTDDWKPTPFADELHRFLKEPEKPMILTLARPDERKNLHKLVEVYGESEELRERANLVLIMGTREDLKDLPKAQRDVIRNIMEQIDKYDLYGKVAYPKNHTPRDVPDLYRLATSRRGLFINPALTEPFGLTLLEAGATGLPIIATNDGGPRDIIANCGNGLLIDPLDNEGIEKALLRGLTEPEQWDEWSKAGIVGTRKHYSWSNHAKRYLRDLDDILQNSAAPVLQQTHSQRRLPEFDRIIITDLDNTLTGDPDGLAEFIQLIKDHPHIGFGIATGRRLDSALNLIQELGLPQPDLIDTDAGTQLHYGERLTPDLSWRQQIGFAWKPAEIREKLDSIEGLYIQPESQQSEYKISYEIDPEKAPTPAEIQKALRSAGLRAKVVLSLGMYLDVIPVRGGSDLSMRHLLWKWGFSPDNVLVAGDSGNDAGMLLGRTLGVVVGNYSPELEVIRNRPRVYFAEAEHARGIIEGIHYYQFLDNIVIPNDRHEE; this is encoded by the coding sequence ATGAAACTTCTTGAAGAAGAAAATTCACTCAAAATTTCTCTCATTAGTCTCCATGGTTTAATTCGCGCGACCGACGCACCGCTTGGCTTTGATTCAGACACCGGTGGGCAGATCAAATATGTCCTCGAATTGGCTCGAGAGTTAGCTGCTCAGCCGCACGTCCGTGAAGTCGAATTATTGACCCGGCAGATTATCGATCCCCGCCTGGATGATGATTACGCTCAATTAGAAGAAGCTATCTGCGAGAACGCAAAAATTGTCCGGATCCCGTTCGGTCCTAAACGGTATTTGAAAAAAGAGTCGTTGTGGCCATTCTTGGAAATGTTCATCGACCAATGCCTGGTCCATTTTCGCCGCCATGGCTTGCCGCATATCATTCATGGTCACTACGCCGATGCGGGGATGGTGGGGGCTCATCTGGCGCAATTACTGCATATCCCCTTTATCTTCACGGGGCACTCACTCGGTCGAGTGAAACAGCAGCGATTGAGTGTCGGCAAGCATGCCAATTCAACGGATGCGATGGAGCGAAAGTACAAGTTTACGCAGCGGATCGAAGCGGAAGAGGTCGCGCTGGAAACCGCGTCGATGGTCGTTACAAGCACCAGTCAAGAGATCGAACAGCAGTACGAATTGTACGACCATTACCAGCCTTCACGGATGGAGGTGATTCCGCCGGGAGTGGACCTGGATAATTTTTCCCCGCTGACGGATGACTGGAAACCAACTCCGTTCGCAGACGAACTGCATCGCTTTTTGAAAGAACCCGAAAAGCCAATGATTCTGACGCTGGCTCGCCCAGACGAGCGGAAGAATCTTCATAAGTTGGTTGAAGTCTACGGCGAAAGCGAAGAGCTTCGCGAACGGGCGAATCTTGTCCTCATCATGGGGACGCGTGAAGACCTGAAAGATCTTCCCAAGGCTCAGCGAGATGTCATCCGTAACATTATGGAACAAATCGATAAGTATGATTTGTATGGCAAGGTTGCCTATCCCAAAAACCATACCCCTCGAGACGTGCCGGACCTTTATCGCTTGGCGACCTCTCGACGAGGGCTGTTCATCAACCCCGCGCTGACCGAACCGTTTGGACTGACATTATTGGAAGCGGGAGCCACCGGTTTGCCGATTATCGCAACCAATGATGGGGGGCCTCGCGACATCATCGCTAACTGCGGAAATGGGCTGTTGATCGATCCGCTCGATAACGAGGGGATCGAGAAGGCATTGCTACGGGGGTTGACCGAACCGGAGCAGTGGGACGAATGGTCAAAAGCCGGAATCGTTGGTACTCGAAAACATTATTCCTGGAGTAACCACGCCAAACGCTATTTGCGAGACTTGGATGATATCCTGCAGAATAGCGCAGCACCTGTCTTGCAACAGACACACTCGCAGCGGCGGTTGCCTGAATTTGATCGGATCATCATCACCGATTTGGATAACACGTTGACCGGCGACCCTGACGGGCTAGCCGAATTTATCCAGCTGATTAAGGACCACCCACACATTGGATTTGGGATCGCGACCGGTCGGCGATTGGACAGCGCGTTGAATTTGATTCAGGAATTGGGGCTGCCGCAACCGGACCTGATCGATACCGATGCGGGGACACAACTGCATTATGGAGAGCGGTTGACTCCGGACCTCAGCTGGCGGCAGCAAATTGGATTCGCCTGGAAGCCTGCCGAGATTCGGGAAAAATTGGATTCGATCGAGGGGCTTTATATACAGCCTGAATCTCAGCAATCCGAGTATAAAATCAGCTATGAAATCGATCCAGAAAAAGCACCGACTCCTGCCGAAATTCAGAAGGCCCTTCGCAGTGCTGGATTGCGTGCTAAGGTTGTTCTATCCCTGGGAATGTACTTAGACGTGATTCCTGTTCGTGGTGGCAGCGATTTGTCGATGCGGCACCTGTTGTGGAAATGGGGGTTCTCGCCCGACAATGTTCTTGTGGCAGGCGATTCCGGTAACGACGCTGGCATGCTACTGGGTAGAACGCTAGGTGTTGTTGTGGGGAACTATAGTCCCGAATTGGAAGTGATACGCAATCGACCTCGTGTCTACTTTGCCGAAGCGGAACACGCACGAGGGATCATTGAGGGCATTCATTACTACCAATTCTTAGACAATATCGTTATCCCGAATGATCGGCACGAAGAATAA